Proteins encoded in a region of the Populus alba chromosome 13, ASM523922v2, whole genome shotgun sequence genome:
- the LOC118060748 gene encoding uncharacterized protein isoform X2: MGSSSFCSFRFAIFLSFSLTASSSSSSILPFKTPSSSSIPKATPSDLLSLLGPPTQSSKINPLISQQLYSCLKFLVPFTPSKPKTPKYNSISDCYIKQRSLGLRSNSVISVERSKSEEDELIWWPPEPVLELARLALDSGGDPASIHRALDPTVLPVPDVEGCQENKCGLTRTPYGRRFISEELNSYIIFLFELIVARGPSVGFNVSLNRYDLFHGHVFIARETGRLGILFHAREYPAYDKEVFPYNMGYCQKGSTVTYDDSMNLRNILLLLPLPSNSTRAWVAPAFSL; this comes from the exons ATGGGCAGCTCGTCTTTCTGCTCATTCAGATTTGCAATtttcctctccttctctctcacagcttcttcatcatcttcctcCATCCTCCCATTCAAAACACCATCGTCATCTTCAATCCCAAAAGCCACACCATCTGATCTACTCTCCCTCTTGGGCCCTCCAACCCAATCCTCCAAAATCAACCCTTTAATCTCTCAACAACTCTATTCTTGCCTAAAATTTCTTGTTCCTTTCACTCcttcaaaaccaaaaacaccaaaatataACAGTATCAGTGACTGTTATATTAAGCAAAGGAGTCTCGGACTCCGTTCAAATAGCGTGATTAGCGTTGAGAGAAGCAAGAGTGAAGAGGATGAACTCATTTGGTGGCCCCCTGAACCTGTCCTTGAACTGGCTCGGCTTGCGCTTGATTCTGGTGGAGACCCAGCTTCAATACACCGAGCTCTGGATCCTACTGTCTTGCCC GTGCCTGATGTTGAAGGATGCCAAGAGAACAAATGTGGGCTTACTAGAACACCATATGGAAGAAGGTTCATAAGTGAG GAGTTGAAttcttatattatatttttgtttgagcTCATTGTTGCTCGAGGACCGTCAGTTGGTTTTAATGTATCTTTGAATCGATATGATTTGTTTCATGGTCATGTTTTCATTGCCAGGGAAACAGGAAGACTTGGGATATT GTTCCATGCTAGAGAGTACCCCGCATATGATAAAGAAGTATTTCCATACAATATGGGATATTGCCAGAAAG GTTCTACTGTAACTTACGATGATTCAATGAATTTGCGAAACATTCTCTTGTTGCTTCCATTGCCAAGCAATTCCACTAGAGCTTGGGTGGCACCAG CATTTTCATTATGA
- the LOC118060748 gene encoding uncharacterized protein isoform X1 has product MGSSSFCSFRFAIFLSFSLTASSSSSSILPFKTPSSSSIPKATPSDLLSLLGPPTQSSKINPLISQQLYSCLKFLVPFTPSKPKTPKYNSISDCYIKQRSLGLRSNSVISVERSKSEEDELIWWPPEPVLELARLALDSGGDPASIHRALDPTVLPVPDVEGCQENKCGLTRTPYGRRFISEELNSYIIFLFELIVARGPSVGFNVSLNRYDLFHGHVFIARETGRLGILFHAREYPAYDKEVFPYNMGYCQKGSTVTYDDSMNLRNILLLLPLPSNSTRAWVAPGVLVVLDARPDGIIYRDLIPEYVNIARTIYEDDLGEVVVDVNYLNVGDTVPDYQIFVC; this is encoded by the exons ATGGGCAGCTCGTCTTTCTGCTCATTCAGATTTGCAATtttcctctccttctctctcacagcttcttcatcatcttcctcCATCCTCCCATTCAAAACACCATCGTCATCTTCAATCCCAAAAGCCACACCATCTGATCTACTCTCCCTCTTGGGCCCTCCAACCCAATCCTCCAAAATCAACCCTTTAATCTCTCAACAACTCTATTCTTGCCTAAAATTTCTTGTTCCTTTCACTCcttcaaaaccaaaaacaccaaaatataACAGTATCAGTGACTGTTATATTAAGCAAAGGAGTCTCGGACTCCGTTCAAATAGCGTGATTAGCGTTGAGAGAAGCAAGAGTGAAGAGGATGAACTCATTTGGTGGCCCCCTGAACCTGTCCTTGAACTGGCTCGGCTTGCGCTTGATTCTGGTGGAGACCCAGCTTCAATACACCGAGCTCTGGATCCTACTGTCTTGCCC GTGCCTGATGTTGAAGGATGCCAAGAGAACAAATGTGGGCTTACTAGAACACCATATGGAAGAAGGTTCATAAGTGAG GAGTTGAAttcttatattatatttttgtttgagcTCATTGTTGCTCGAGGACCGTCAGTTGGTTTTAATGTATCTTTGAATCGATATGATTTGTTTCATGGTCATGTTTTCATTGCCAGGGAAACAGGAAGACTTGGGATATT GTTCCATGCTAGAGAGTACCCCGCATATGATAAAGAAGTATTTCCATACAATATGGGATATTGCCAGAAAG GTTCTACTGTAACTTACGATGATTCAATGAATTTGCGAAACATTCTCTTGTTGCTTCCATTGCCAAGCAATTCCACTAGAGCTTGGGTGGCACCAG GAGTCCTAGTCGTGCTGGATGCCCGTCCCGATGGGATCATATACAGAGATCTCATACCTGAATATGTAAACATTGCAAGGACCATATATGAAG ATGATTTGGGAGAAGTTGTGGTTGATGTCAACTACTTGAATGTTGGAGACACAGTTCCTGATTATCAGATCTTCGTTTGCTGA
- the LOC118060750 gene encoding uncharacterized protein, which produces MGENALHVAVKNNQYKALETLIQLASQIQVGDELVNAKDEDGNTVLHLACAAKNSKQIVKLLVSDRANVEVNAVNSEGLTALDISVTSMAGSKELEEIQEVLRSAGAEVSGRPVQAPVSNQRQQALSREDRSLTSRNENYADSLRNGVGVLAALFATSSFQLGMHPPGGFWQEWDSSTSQKSLNVTHKPGKSIIWELHKSQSLEFFKMNAVCFFLSLTMLVVLAFNELFNGRGSYVFNQKRQRYWITLLHLLLGCLLVSAAEEFIRGMALVTDTSIAYISSNICKRAWILMAVYFSACILLACPWKARKGE; this is translated from the exons ATGGGTGAGAATGCCTTGCATGTTGCcgttaaaaataatcaatacaaGGCATTGGAGACTTTGATTCAGCTTGCTTCTCAAATACAAGTTGGAGATGAGCTTGTCAACGCCAAAGATGAAGATGGTAACACCGTTCTTCACCTTGCCTGTGCTGCAAAAAACTCAAAG CAGATCGTAAAGCTTCTTGTATCAGATCGGGCTAATGTTGAAGTGAATGCGGTTAATTCAGAAGGTCTTACAGCATTAGATATTTCTGTAACATCAATGGCAGGTTCTAAAGAACTGGAAGAAATACAAGAAGTGCTTCGCAGTGCCGGAGCAGAGGTGTCCGGGAGGCCAGTTCAAGCTCCTGTCAGCAACCAACGACAACAAGCATTATCAAGAGAAGATCGGTCCTTGACTTCAAGAAACGAAAACTATGCTGATTCACTGAGGAACGGTGTTGGTGTTTTAGCTGCATTGTTTGCCACATCATCTTTCCAATTGGGAATGCATCCCCCCGGAGGTTTTTGGCAGGAATGGGACTCGAGTACCAGCCAAAAATCTCTTAATGTCACACACAAGCCTGGAAAATCCATAATTTGGGAACTACACAAAAGTCAATCCCTTGAATTTTTCAAGATGAACGCAGTTTGCTTTTTCTTATCGTTAACAATGCTTGTGGTCTTGGCATTTAATGAACTTTTTAACGGCCGTGGGTCATATGTTTTCAATCAGAAACGGCAAAGGTATTGGATCACTCTGTTGCATCTATTATTGGGATGTCTCTTGGTTTCTGCTGCTGAAGAATTTATACGGGGAATGGCTCTAGTTACAGACACTAGCATTGCTTACATTTCTTCCAACATTTGTAAGCGAGCTTGGATCCTGATGGCTGTCTATTTTTCTGCTTGCATTCTGCTCGCTTGTCCATGGAAGGCTCGGAAAGGTGAATGA
- the LOC118060749 gene encoding ATP-dependent Clp protease proteolytic subunit-related protein 3, chloroplastic, which yields MATTSCFQVVLPLTTCSLPSSTSYSKSIKLKPNTIDNLRIKCFASINARNSSSSSNIPMPPINPKDPFLSKLASIAATSPDSLLQDSPVSGSDTPPYLDIFESPKLMATPAQVERSVSYNEHRPRTPPPDLPSLLLHGRIVYIGMPLVAAVTELVVAELMYLQWMDPKAPIYIYINSTGTTRDDGESVGMETEGFAIYDSMMQLKNEIHTVAVGAAIGQACLLLAAGTKGHRYMMPHAKAMIQQPRVPSSGLMPASDILIRAKEAVINRDVLTELLAKHTGNSVETVANVMKRPFYMDSRRAKEFGVIDKILWQGQEKIMADVLPPEDWDKSAGIKVADPF from the exons ATGGCAACAACTTCTTGTTTTCAAGTAGTACTGCCTTTGACGACATGTTCATTGCCATCTTCAACTTCatattcaaaatcaattaagcTAAAACCTAACACCATCGACAACCTTAGAATCAAATGTTTTGCTTCAATTAATGCAAGaaattcatcatcttcttctaatATCCCTATGCCTCCAATAAACCCTAAAGACCCATTTCTGTCGAAACTCGCTTCAATTGCTGCCACTTCTCCTGACTCTCTCCTTCAAGACAGCCCCGTCAGCGGTTCTGATACGCCGCCGTATCTTGACATCTTTGAGTCTCCCAAGCTCATGGCCACTCCTGCTCAG GTGGAAAGATCGGTGTCCTATAACGAGCATAGGCCAAGAACGCCTCCGCCTGATTTGCCCTCTTTGCTTCTACATGGAAGAATTGTTTACATTGGCATGCCT CTAGTGGCTGCTGTCACGGAGCTGGTTGTTGCAGAATTGATGTATTTGCAATGGATGGATCCAAAAGCACCAatttatatctatattaattcTACAGGAACAACCCGTGATGATGGTGAATCG GTTGGAATGGAGACAGAAGGTTTTGCCATCTATGATTCAATGATGCAGTTAAAGAATGAG ATACATACAGTTGCTGTAGGAGCTGCTATTGGCCAGGCCTGTCTTCTACTAGCTGCAGGAACAAAGGGTCACCGGTACATGATGCCACATGCAAAAG CAATGATCCAACAGCCTCGTGTTCCATCATCAGGATTGATGCCTGCTAGTGATATTCTTATTCGTGCTAAAGAG GCAGTAATAAACAGGGATGTTCTAACAGAACTTCTGGCCAAGCACACCGGAAAT TCAGTAGAGACTGTAGCTAATGTAATGAAGAGaccattttatatggattctAGAAGAGCCAAAGAATTCGGGGTCATTGACAAA ATTCTTTGGCAGGGTCAGGAAAAGATAATGGCAGATGTCCTGCCCCCAGAGGATTGGGACAAGTCAGCTGGCATTAAAGTTGCAGATCCCTTCTAG
- the LOC118060751 gene encoding REF/SRPP-like protein At3g05500: MAENDVNMQQQLAREEEERRLKYLQFVQVAAVHAVLTFTNLYIYAKDKAGPLKPGVETVEGTVKSVVGLVYDKFRDVPIDVLKFVDRKVDESVTSLDTHVPPLVKQVSFQALSAAQNAPVAARAVASEVQRSGVKGTASELAKTVYAKYEPTAKELYSKYEPKAEQAAVSAWRKLNQLPLFPQVAQVVVPTAAFCSEKYNQTVVSTAEKGYRVSSYLPLVPTEKIAKVFSEVPESTVLISS, encoded by the exons ATGGCTGAAAATGATGTTAACATGCAACAGCAATTg gctAGAGAGGAGGAAGAGAGGAGGCTGAAGTACTTGCAATTTGTGCAAGTGGCTGCAGTGCATGCTGTGTTGACGTTCACGAACCTGTATATTTATGCCAAGGACAAGGCTGGTCCGTTGAAGCCCGGGGTGGAGACTGTTGAGGGGACGGTTAAGAGTGTTGTTGGACTTGTTTATGATAAGTTTCGTGATGTTCCTATTGACGTTCTCAAGTTTGTTGATCGTAAG GTGGATGAATCTGTCACTAGTCTGGACACCCATGTGCCCCCACTTGTCAAGCAGGTGTCGTTCCAAGCCCTTTCAGCAGCTCAAAATGCTCCAGTGGCAGCTCGAGCAGTGGCTTCTGAAGTTCAGCGCTCTGGTGTGAAAGGAACAGCCTCTGAATTGGCGAAAACCGTGTATGCCAAGTACGAGCCTACAGCCAAGGAGCTCTACTCCAAGTACGAGCCGAAGGCGGAACAAGCTGCTGTCTCTGCCTGGCGCAAGCTCAATCAGCTCCCCCTCTTCCCTCAAGTGGCCCAGGTGGTTGTGCCTACTGCAGCCTTTTGCTCTGAGAAGTACAATCAAACTGTTGTCAGCACAGCAGAGAAGGGATACAGGGTATCCTCATACTTGCCCCTGGTGCCTACTGAGAAGATTGCTAAGGTGTTTAGCGAAGTGCCGGAATCAACCGTGTTGATTTCCAGCTAA